The genomic interval TCTGTTTCAGATAAAGGAGTCTTCCAAATATGAATTTGTTTGATTTTTGGTTGGTTATTTTTTATTAATTGTGAAAGGTCAGATAAATCAATTTCTAAATCATTTAATGAACGAATTGTTTTACTGCTATCTTTTTTCTCACATTTGATAAAATCACGAAGGTCTCGTAAATAACAATTGTAATTTTCGTTATATTCAATCTCCAAATAGAATATTGGATATTGATCACTTTTGCTTCTTGTTGGCTTATAGAATACTGAACTGATAATTGAATCTCTGAACTTCTTTACATCATCATTGGTTAATCCGTTTTTATCTGCGAGATGTTTGTTGATTGTGCCATGGAAAGCAATTAATGAATAATAAAGCCGATAATCTTTACCAAAAGTTGAAGCATCTTCATTCATAATCGTTACAATTGTATCTGACTTTATTAATTCGACTGGATGCAAAGAATATCCCCAATTTAACTGTATAGCTCCTGTGTAAGTTCTTGAAAAACCTTCAACAGCAAAGGCTCCTCCAAACATTCGGATATCTATTAGATTGTTCTTTATTATTGTTTCCAATAGATGATTATTAAAACTGTTAAACTCTTTTTCTTGTATTGATTTAAAATTTTTATCTTTTGCTTTTGTCTTTATCAAATCATAAATTTCCT from Bacteroidales bacterium carries:
- a CDS encoding type I CRISPR-associated protein Cas7 — its product is MCKENEGNKIVKTNSDFLFIYEGTRTNPNGDPDMENKPRMDYDTKTNLVTDLRIKRNIREYLKDSGDEIFVDTLEENKVTVEVKLNSIIKNVLDNEAEFEKIIKGNEKISKKWKEFIQNLKKDMNKDKDNEKEKKPERTFEEKYPTNKEIYDLIKTKAKDKNFKSIQEKEFNSFNNHLLETIIKNNLIDIRMFGGAFAVEGFSRTYTGAIQLNWGYSLHPVELIKSDTIVTIMNEDASTFGKDYRLYYSLIAFHGTINKHLADKNGLTNDDVKKFRDSIISSVFYKPTRSKSDQYPIFYLEIEYNENYNCYLRDLRDFIKCEKKDSSKTIRSLNDLEIDLSDLSQLIKNNQPKIKQIHIWKTPLSETDFDVFEKSINDGVKKKFEICSIKIKE